A window of the Bufo gargarizans isolate SCDJY-AF-19 chromosome 1, ASM1485885v1, whole genome shotgun sequence genome harbors these coding sequences:
- the LOC122926515 gene encoding olfactory receptor 52E8-like, with the protein MNISMVHYSHQEFILLGFPGFRESQRLLFIPFFAVYVMILVTNIMIIHTVRMEISLHAPMYVLISLLCGVNICGATTTIPKMLLGFLFHQNHISLVGCLTQMFFIHFIIMLDCTILLMMSPDRYIAICKPLRYSYIMTKHNLLLLTIAAVVRSVSTVSPVIYFASRVDFCHSNIIHHFACEHMALLSLACGNITKNKLVGLCLRVFSMIFDMSVLCISYGSIMSVALTISSAARHKSLHTCGTHILVILIVYFFRLSSSIVYRVSHSVSQDTSNLLSAIYLLIPALVNPLIYGLRTTEIRIRILKVFCQKNI; encoded by the coding sequence ATGAACATCTCTATGGTCCATTACTCTCATCAAGAATTCATCCTGTTGGGATTCCCTGGCTTCCGTGAATCTCAACGGCTCTTGTTCATCCCATTCTTTGCCGTCTATGTCATGATCCTAGTCACCAACATCATGATCATCCACACTGTGCGGATGGAGATCTCTCTGCATGCTCCTATGTATGTTCTCATCTCCTTGTTGTGTGGGGTGAACATCTGCGGTGCGACCACCACAATCCCAAAGATGCTCCTCGGATTCCTCTTCCATCAGAATCACATTTCACTGGTTGGATGTTTAACTCAAATGTTCTTCATTCACTTCATAATCATGTTGGACTGCACTATCCTGCTGATGATGTCCCCGGATCGATATATTGCGATCTGTAAACCACTGCGTTATTCATATATAATGACCAAGCACAACTTGCTCCTCCTGACCATTGCGGCAGTGGTACGCAGCGTGTCCACTGTAAGTCCCGTCATCTACTTTGCTTCCAGGGTAGATTTCTGCCACTCAAACATTATTCACCATTTTGCTTGTGAGCACATGGCGCTGCTAAGTTTGGCTTGTggtaacatcaccaaaaataaACTGGTGGGGTTGTGCCTGAGGGTCTTCTCCATGATATTTGACATGAGCGTCCTCTGTATCTCGTATGGCAGCATCATGAGTGTAGCACTGACCATATCTAGTGCTGCAAGACACAAGTCCCTCCACACATGTGGGAcacacatcctggtcatcctgaTCGTCTACTTCTTCAGGCTGTCATCATCCATTGTCTACAGGGTGTCTCATTCAGTGTCTCAGGATACAAGCAATCTTCTCTCTGCCATCTATCTACTCATTCCTGCCCTGGTCAATCCACTGATTTATGGTCTAAGGACCACAGAGATCAGAATTCGGATACTGAAAGTGTTCTGCCAGAAAAACATCTGA